ATTCATCAAAAGATTTCAACATCATTAAGAAATATGTAATGTGAAGATAGTATTAGAAGTGATGGTTTTGACAATGATCATTCTGCGGCTCTATGCCTTTGCTTCCAGTAACTTTTAACCTGGTTCTGAGGTGATTATTAGTAGAAATGAATTCACAGAACCTTTTCATTCCGCAAGAAGCAGGTTATGCGGCAATTGTTCAGTAGCCTATAGATCCTTGCAGAAAAAAGTAAAGTAGTTTGTTATGTGTTAGTGTCATCCTTAACGCTAGCAATAGTTATAATCTCagctaaaaattaaaattttagctTTCTATAACCTGGGTTTATTCATTTGATAACTTCTTTGATTATTCTCATACTAGACTAACAATGTTGAGAGATAGATCCTCTGCAGGAGCATAAGGTGGGATTTACAGGTAGACATGAACATGACATCAATGGTGATGGTGATGGCAACAGAAGAAGTGGCATAGTGCATAGCAACAAATTTGCCCATGGAGGTGTAAATGGTGGTAGATCAAATGGTGGTGCTGCTAATAATGGTGGTGGGTCAACTGGTGCAGCTGGTGCTGCTAATAATGGTGGTGGGTCAACTGGTGCAGCTGGAATTGAAAATGGAAATGGCAATGGCAACAGCAACGGACAAGGAGGCGCAGCAGTAATCCCCGTTATTGTTGCTGGTGCTGCTAATAATCGCCACCCGAACAGCCACCGTGGTGCTGCCAGCAGCAACAGGAACGCCGTAGGATTTCCTGCCATGATTATGATCACCTTGGCAACTTTCATTGTAAATTTAAGTGTGGATTTCAGTTACAGAATTTAGATTAACCAATTAATTGTGAGATGCGGGATAGATGCCTATATTTATGCACAAGGTATGTTTGTAACACGTCTTTCTGTGATGTAAAGTTCATGTACAAGTCAAGAAACCTGTGCTGCATAGTTTGTCAatcataataaagaaaaatattagtttgcaaaatgaaaaatcatttCAGTTTCcattataagaaaatctaTCAGATGCGTGTTACAAAAGAAGTAGCTATAAGGTTTACAATTCTGAGGTTTctattgtaaaataaaagttaaattggCAGAGACAAGTTCCAAAAGCTGAAGAACCAGAACATCGTAGCAAGGTCATTTTTTTGAGCTTCTCTAGATTATAGTTTGAATGTCACATGGAGGCTGCTTTTCAGCCCCAAAATTCCTATCAGATAGAGTTTACTGGCAAAGTGAATTATATAATCATCTTTCAAAATTGTCATGGTATTGCCTGCTAAATTGTTGTTCCTCAGACAATGACATTCTACAACTAAATGTAATTAGTAAAAGATGCATATAAGCATAGTCTGATAATAAAGCTGACATAAAACAAGAGCTCTTTGCTAGAAATGAGAGAGCTGCTCAAGTTTACGGGATTGGAAAAACTTGCAGCGACCTTTACCACTTGATTCTATTTCTTCGCTCTTCGTCTTGGGTATGGTGATACCAAAACTGCTCAACTTCAGTTGCCGTTTACCATTGCTATTGACAGAATCATCTTCATCCATTTTATCAGATTCCCTATCATAAAGAGTTCTAAGAtcaaaacacaaaattaatcAAGCAGACCTTGGTAAGTAAATAGTTCCTCTGCCAGCTTTATAAATTTGGGATGGAGCAGGGCATGGGAGCATTGGTGAATTCCACTGACAACACAGGACTGCTAAGTAGCATATGGCATTGACAATATTAGAGCCAATCATGATATCAAATAAAGTAGGCCAAATTCACAAGCAATTAACACACGGTCCCCCTTCAAGGCAATTGATTAAAgtattttacttatattgcTATCCTagaaaaactgaaaaagaagTAAGATAGCAAAGCACTAAAGTTCCACTTATATCTTGAATGGATCCACTGAATTCTTAtctaatacaaaataaaaccCATCATAATAACAATGTTTGTACTACCATGGACCTCAGCTCCAGTCAGGATCAGGCATACATTTAAAGAAGACGTCTCATGAATCATGCAAGTCATAAACTAACCTGCCCAATATGCCCCTAGATACTGTGACCAAACAAAGTAGTGAGCTTCTCCTGAGCATTACGTAGAAAATAAGAGTTTGCATGAAGAAGCAGACCTAATATTCTAATGAGTTCCAAAGACAGTTGGATAGGTACCCCCAGCAGTTGCTTCAGCTAACCAATTTGAATAGGTAAAACTGGTAAAGCTACAGCTGCTCCTGCTACTAAATCGACTTGAACAACGGATGCTGGGTGACAAAAATGAGGTAGCACATGCCAACAAGCAAGATATACATCATTTTAACACTTCGGCTAATTAATTAGTCTTGTACAGATCGCTtacttttcaaatttcttttctgaaagGTCATGAAAATCAAGACTTTGTTTATGATATGCAAGTTGGATCAGAATTTACTTCATGTAAAGAGGGGTTGAGCTGTAATTTGCCATTTTCACAATTTGAAAAAACTATATTTGGCAATCATGTCTTGTGTTTGGGAAATTTCTAGTGGAGTCTTGgatgtattttatttaatagtaaATATCTTTAGCCATTAACCAGTGATGGTTTTACAGAAGCTGGGTCAGAAAAGGAATTGCAGACTGTCCTAACAATTGGTAGTTTTGCATGATTTTCTGTTTCAAGAATTGCAACTACATCAGGTGATTGCTACCCACCTATAATCCTATCAATATACATAGGAATGGCTCCCAAAAACTAACTAGTGAGTTAGGAATTTTGTTTGGAATATGGAATGtagatttaaatttcaaagatGTGAGGAATGTGATTCTTTTACTCTCTTTGCTTGGAGTTTTTCTATTCTCCTTTATCTCTTTCATTGTGCTGTGAATAACTCAAAACAATTAACAGCACCTAGACATCCTCAAAAATATCAGTTATGCTTTATTCTGTCATAAATTTCCCGTACAAACACCCTAAAATTCTTTAAACTGAATGCTTCCCCTCAACTAGCCTCCCAAAGTAGCCCAATAATCCTTATTGAAGGGCGAATCATCAATGCCAAA
The nucleotide sequence above comes from Ricinus communis isolate WT05 ecotype wild-type chromosome 6, ASM1957865v1, whole genome shotgun sequence. Encoded proteins:
- the LOC8277739 gene encoding glycine-rich cell wall structural protein 1, encoding MFRSPFHVPGEMGGKQIGLFVIFFTHLQYFLTSSSPLLHKAFVSDPLQEHKVGFTGRHEHDINGDGDGNRRSGIVHSNKFAHGGVNGGRSNGGAANNGGGSTGAAGAANNGGGSTGAAGIENGNGNGNSNGQGGAAVIPVIVAGAANNRHPNSHRGAASSNRNAVGFPAMIMITLATFIVNLSVDFSYRI